From a single Serratia surfactantfaciens genomic region:
- a CDS encoding alpha/beta fold hydrolase → MGYVTTSDGVEIFYKDWGPKNGKVIYFHHGWPLSSDDWDAQMLFFVNKGFRVVAHDRRGHGRSSQVSEGHDMDHYADDVAAVVKHLGVQGAMHVGHSTGGGEVVRYIVRHAEDKVSKAVLISAVPPLMVKTDANPQGTPKAVFDDFQAQLAANRAQFYYDVPAGPFYGYNRPGAKPSEAIIWNWWRQGMMGGAKAHYDGIVAFSQTDFTEDLKKIAIPVLVIHGDDDQVVPYQDSGVLSAKLVQNGTLHTYKGAPHGIPTTHADQVNADLLAFVNS, encoded by the coding sequence ATGGGTTACGTAACGACCAGCGATGGCGTCGAGATTTTCTACAAGGATTGGGGCCCCAAAAACGGCAAGGTCATCTACTTCCACCACGGCTGGCCGCTGTCCAGCGATGACTGGGATGCCCAGATGCTGTTCTTCGTGAACAAAGGGTTCCGCGTGGTGGCGCACGATCGCCGCGGCCACGGCCGCTCCAGCCAGGTGTCGGAAGGGCACGACATGGACCACTACGCCGATGACGTCGCCGCGGTGGTAAAACACCTCGGCGTGCAGGGCGCGATGCACGTGGGCCACTCGACGGGCGGCGGCGAAGTGGTGCGCTATATTGTGCGCCACGCCGAGGACAAGGTGTCCAAAGCGGTGCTGATCAGCGCGGTGCCGCCGCTGATGGTAAAAACCGACGCCAATCCGCAGGGTACCCCCAAAGCGGTGTTCGATGATTTCCAGGCGCAGCTGGCCGCCAACCGGGCACAGTTCTATTACGACGTGCCCGCCGGCCCGTTCTACGGCTATAACCGCCCGGGCGCCAAACCCTCTGAGGCGATTATCTGGAACTGGTGGCGCCAGGGCATGATGGGCGGCGCCAAGGCGCACTACGACGGCATTGTCGCCTTCTCGCAGACCGATTTCACCGAGGATCTCAAGAAGATTGCCATTCCGGTGCTGGTGATCCACGGCGACGACGATCAGGTGGTGCCTTATCAGGACTCCGGCGTGCTGTCGGCCAAGCTGGTGCAAAACGGCACGCTCCATACCTATAAGGGCGCGCCGCACGGCATCCCGACCACCCATGCCGATCAGGTCAACGCCGATCTGCTGGCGTTCGTGAACAGCTAA
- a CDS encoding coniferyl aldehyde dehydrogenase, translating into MPGDDAAMTMKQRLAAQRRAFLRDGAPTIAQRKDALRRLRSAILAQRSALTAAVSADFGHRSPYETDILEILVTVQAIDYLLRNLKRFMQPERRHVALPYQAGRAYVQYQPKGVVGVMAPWNYPLSLTLIPLATALAAGNRAMLKPSELTPHTSQLIETMLAAQFPADKVAVVTGGPEIGARFSELAFDHLVFTGSTAIGRQVMQAAAKNLVPLTLELGGKSPAVMARDALTARDVNSLAFGKLSNAGQTCIAPDYLLIHQNDVENFIALYDAAVKAFYPTGPTGSDYGAIISDRHYQRLQDLLADAQARGARIVPVGHRPESASERAKTLAPTLIVGAPDDSRIMQEEIFGPLLPVRTYAAIDEAIELINAGPRPLALYYFGPAGAERERLLARTTSGNVSVNTTLLHFAQDDLPFGGIGPSGMGACHGIEGFRALSHAKGVFIQSRWHFTDLLRAPFGKLADAVLKIMLRRR; encoded by the coding sequence GTGCCAGGAGATGACGCCGCCATGACGATGAAGCAACGGCTTGCCGCCCAACGCCGTGCCTTCCTGCGCGACGGCGCGCCGACGATCGCTCAACGCAAGGACGCCCTGCGCCGCCTGCGCAGCGCCATTTTGGCCCAGCGCAGCGCACTGACGGCGGCCGTCAGCGCGGATTTCGGCCACCGCTCGCCTTACGAAACCGACATTCTGGAAATTCTGGTCACCGTGCAGGCGATCGATTATCTGCTGCGCAACCTGAAGCGCTTTATGCAGCCGGAGCGCCGCCACGTCGCCCTGCCATACCAGGCCGGGCGCGCCTATGTGCAATACCAACCCAAGGGCGTGGTCGGCGTCATGGCACCGTGGAACTACCCGTTATCCTTGACGCTCATCCCGCTGGCCACCGCCCTGGCCGCCGGCAATCGCGCGATGCTGAAACCTTCGGAACTCACGCCGCACACCAGCCAACTCATCGAGACGATGCTGGCGGCGCAGTTTCCCGCCGACAAGGTCGCCGTGGTGACCGGCGGGCCAGAGATCGGGGCCAGGTTCAGCGAACTGGCGTTCGATCACCTGGTGTTCACCGGCAGCACGGCGATCGGCCGTCAGGTCATGCAGGCAGCCGCTAAAAATCTGGTGCCGCTGACGCTCGAGTTGGGCGGCAAGAGCCCTGCGGTCATGGCGCGCGATGCGCTCACCGCCAGAGACGTCAACAGCCTGGCATTCGGCAAGCTGTCGAACGCGGGCCAAACCTGCATCGCGCCCGATTACCTGCTGATCCATCAGAACGATGTGGAGAACTTCATTGCGCTCTACGACGCGGCGGTCAAAGCGTTTTACCCCACAGGGCCGACGGGCAGCGACTACGGCGCCATCATCAGCGACAGGCACTATCAGCGTTTGCAAGACCTGCTGGCCGACGCGCAAGCGCGGGGCGCGCGGATCGTTCCGGTGGGCCATCGCCCTGAATCTGCGTCTGAACGGGCAAAAACCCTGGCCCCCACGCTGATCGTCGGCGCGCCCGACGACAGCCGGATCATGCAAGAGGAGATCTTCGGGCCGCTGCTGCCGGTACGCACCTACGCTGCTATTGATGAGGCGATCGAGCTTATCAACGCCGGGCCGCGCCCGCTGGCGCTGTACTACTTCGGGCCGGCCGGCGCAGAGCGGGAACGGCTGCTGGCGCGCACCACCTCCGGCAACGTCAGCGTCAACACCACCCTGCTGCACTTCGCCCAGGACGATCTGCCGTTCGGCGGCATCGGCCCCAGCGGCATGGGAGCCTGTCACGGCATCGAAGGGTTCCGGGCGCTGAGCCACGCCAAAGGCGTCTTCATCCAGAGCCGCTGGCACTTTACCGATCTGCTGCGCGCCCCGTTCGGCAAACTGGCGGACGCGGTGCTCAAGATCATGCTGCGGCGTCGATAA
- the katG gene encoding catalase/peroxidase HPI, with protein MTTESKCPFSGGKQPAPQDGTTNQDWWPNQLSLKPLHQHSPLSDPMDKDFNYADAFNSLDLAAVKQDLHALMTDSQEWWPADFGHYGGLFIRMAWHSAGTYRIGDGRGGAGEGQQRFAPLNSWPDNVSLDKARRLLWPIKQKYGRNISWADLLILTGNVALESMGFKTFGYAGGRADTWEPDDVYWGSEKIWLELSGGPNSRYSGDRDLEDPLAAVQMGLIYVNPEGPDGNPDPVAAARDIRETFARMAMNDEETVALIAGGHTFGKTHGAGPASNVGADPEAAGLEQQGLGWHSTFGTGVGKDAITSGLEVTWTTTPTQWNHDFFRHLFEYEWELSQSPAGAHQWVAKDIGETIPDAFDPNKKRRPTMLTTDLSLRFDPAYEKISRRFYEHPEELADAFARAWFKLTHRDMGPRARYLGPEVPQEELIWQDPVPAVDHPLIDEQDVAALKSKVLASGLPVSTLVSTAWASASSFRGSDKRGGANGARIRLAPQKDWAVNQPAQLAATLATLEGIQRAFNDAQTGGKRVSLADLIVLAGAAGVEQAAKNAGLTLTVPFAPGRTDASQEQTDVDSFEAMEPLADGFRNFLKGKYRVPAEALLVDKAQLLTLTAPEMTVLVGGLRVLGANVGGAQHGVFTQRPQALTNDFFVNLLDMGTTWHPVGEDGLFEGRDRRSGAVKWTGTRVDLVFGSHAQLRALAEVYGSADAQEKFAHDFVAAWNKVMNLDRFDLA; from the coding sequence ATGACAACTGAAAGCAAATGCCCGTTTTCGGGCGGCAAACAGCCCGCACCGCAGGACGGCACCACCAATCAGGATTGGTGGCCTAATCAGCTCAGCCTGAAACCGCTGCATCAACACTCCCCCCTGTCCGATCCGATGGATAAAGACTTCAACTACGCCGACGCCTTCAACAGCCTCGATCTGGCGGCGGTCAAACAGGATCTGCACGCCCTGATGACCGACTCACAGGAATGGTGGCCGGCGGACTTCGGCCACTACGGCGGCCTGTTCATCCGCATGGCCTGGCACAGCGCCGGCACCTACCGTATCGGCGACGGCCGCGGCGGCGCGGGCGAAGGCCAGCAGCGCTTCGCTCCGCTCAACAGCTGGCCGGACAACGTCAGCCTCGACAAGGCGCGCCGCCTGCTGTGGCCGATCAAACAAAAATACGGCCGCAACATCTCCTGGGCCGACCTGCTGATCCTGACCGGCAACGTGGCGCTCGAATCGATGGGCTTCAAAACCTTCGGCTACGCCGGCGGCCGCGCCGACACCTGGGAGCCGGACGACGTCTACTGGGGATCTGAGAAGATCTGGCTGGAGTTAAGCGGCGGGCCGAACAGCCGCTACTCGGGCGACCGCGACCTGGAAGACCCGCTGGCGGCGGTGCAGATGGGCCTGATCTACGTCAACCCGGAAGGGCCGGACGGCAACCCCGATCCGGTGGCCGCCGCGCGCGACATCCGTGAAACCTTCGCCCGCATGGCGATGAATGACGAAGAGACCGTGGCGCTGATCGCCGGCGGCCACACCTTCGGCAAAACCCACGGCGCCGGCCCGGCGTCTAACGTCGGCGCCGATCCGGAAGCCGCCGGGCTGGAACAGCAAGGCCTCGGCTGGCACAGCACCTTCGGCACCGGCGTCGGCAAAGACGCCATCACCAGCGGGCTGGAAGTCACCTGGACCACCACCCCGACCCAGTGGAACCACGACTTCTTCCGCCACCTGTTCGAATACGAATGGGAGCTGAGCCAAAGCCCGGCCGGCGCGCACCAGTGGGTGGCGAAAGACATCGGCGAAACCATCCCCGACGCCTTCGACCCGAACAAGAAACGCCGTCCGACCATGCTGACCACCGACCTGTCGCTGCGTTTCGATCCGGCCTACGAGAAAATTTCGCGCCGCTTCTATGAACACCCGGAAGAGCTGGCCGACGCCTTCGCCCGCGCCTGGTTCAAGCTGACCCACCGCGACATGGGGCCGCGCGCGCGCTACCTCGGCCCGGAAGTGCCGCAGGAAGAACTGATCTGGCAAGATCCGGTTCCGGCGGTCGATCATCCGCTGATCGACGAGCAGGACGTCGCCGCGTTGAAAAGCAAGGTGCTGGCTTCCGGCCTGCCGGTCTCAACGCTGGTTTCCACCGCCTGGGCGTCGGCCTCGAGCTTCCGCGGTTCCGACAAGCGCGGCGGCGCCAACGGCGCGCGCATTCGCCTGGCGCCGCAGAAGGACTGGGCGGTCAACCAGCCTGCGCAGCTCGCCGCGACGCTGGCCACGCTGGAAGGCATCCAGCGCGCCTTCAACGATGCGCAAACCGGCGGCAAGCGCGTCTCACTGGCGGATCTGATCGTGCTGGCCGGCGCGGCGGGCGTGGAACAGGCGGCGAAGAACGCCGGCTTGACCCTGACGGTGCCGTTCGCACCGGGCCGCACCGACGCTTCGCAGGAACAGACCGACGTGGACTCTTTCGAGGCGATGGAGCCGCTCGCCGACGGCTTCCGCAACTTCCTGAAGGGCAAATACCGCGTGCCGGCCGAAGCGTTGTTGGTCGATAAGGCGCAGCTGCTGACCCTGACCGCGCCGGAAATGACGGTGCTGGTCGGCGGGCTGCGGGTGCTCGGCGCCAACGTCGGCGGCGCGCAGCATGGCGTGTTCACCCAGCGGCCGCAGGCGCTGACCAACGACTTCTTCGTCAACCTGCTCGATATGGGCACCACCTGGCACCCGGTGGGCGAGGACGGCCTGTTCGAAGGCCGCGATCGCCGCAGCGGCGCGGTCAAGTGGACCGGCACCCGCGTCGATCTGGTGTTCGGTTCGCACGCGCAGCTGCGCGCGCTGGCCGAAGTCTACGGCAGCGCCGACGCGCAAGAGAAGTTCGCCCATGACTTCGTCGCCGCCTGGAACAAAGTGATGAACCTCGATCGTTTCGATCTGGCGTAA
- a CDS encoding alginate export family protein, whose protein sequence is MMKRTLPALLLFSALPALAAEPTAAPWKNIPLGDAATLSFDGSLRERYEWTDQRDLSGGRDDTLMQRLLIGARLDYGDYFGAYVQLGSSLATMRDHGRKPTDEDRAYLGQGYVDMKLPTAYGLGTLRVGRQEIALGSLHLMGTRDGPNVRRSFDAIRASWAKDKNRLDAFIGHPVTLKTGSFDDDTDNSQKVWGLYGTTPLTPLASSLDLYTFGFEDNDAHYAQLNGQERRYTVGARIFGTAQGFDWDNEAAWQFGSAEQRDIRAWSASAHAGYTVSDWRWQPRFGGKIGIASGDKNGHDGQLNTFNAMYPKLPYLTENGLVAPANLIAIHPSVTITPWQTLAIDFSWDALWRQRREDAFYLGPMRPVKGSEQGSRFIGNQYQVETAWTPRSDLQFKVAYVYFDVGHSLQQHAGLKDMNFVLAQGTYSF, encoded by the coding sequence ATGATGAAACGCACGCTTCCCGCACTTTTGCTGTTCTCCGCACTGCCCGCTCTGGCGGCGGAACCCACCGCTGCGCCCTGGAAAAACATCCCGTTGGGCGATGCGGCCACCTTGTCTTTCGACGGTTCACTGCGCGAGCGCTATGAATGGACGGATCAACGCGATCTGAGCGGCGGGCGCGACGACACTTTAATGCAGCGCCTGCTGATCGGCGCACGCCTCGACTACGGCGACTATTTTGGCGCCTACGTCCAGTTGGGATCTTCGCTGGCGACGATGCGCGACCATGGGCGCAAGCCAACCGATGAAGATCGCGCCTATCTCGGCCAGGGCTATGTGGATATGAAATTGCCCACCGCCTACGGCCTCGGCACCCTGCGGGTCGGCCGCCAGGAGATTGCGCTGGGTTCGCTGCACCTGATGGGCACCCGCGACGGCCCCAACGTGCGCCGTTCTTTCGACGCCATCCGCGCCAGCTGGGCCAAGGATAAAAACCGCCTCGACGCCTTTATCGGCCATCCCGTCACCCTTAAAACCGGCAGTTTCGACGACGATACCGACAACAGCCAAAAAGTTTGGGGGCTCTACGGCACCACGCCGCTGACGCCGCTGGCTTCTTCGCTCGATCTCTACACCTTTGGCTTTGAAGATAACGACGCCCATTACGCGCAGCTCAACGGGCAAGAGCGGCGCTATACCGTCGGCGCGCGCATTTTCGGCACGGCACAGGGGTTCGACTGGGACAATGAGGCCGCCTGGCAGTTCGGCAGCGCAGAACAGCGCGACATCCGCGCCTGGTCCGCGTCGGCGCACGCCGGCTATACGGTGAGCGACTGGCGCTGGCAGCCGCGCTTCGGCGGCAAGATTGGCATCGCCAGCGGCGATAAAAACGGCCATGACGGGCAGCTCAATACCTTCAACGCCATGTACCCCAAGCTGCCCTATCTGACCGAGAACGGGCTGGTGGCGCCGGCTAACCTGATCGCCATCCACCCTTCGGTCACCATCACGCCGTGGCAAACCCTGGCCATCGACTTCAGCTGGGACGCGTTATGGCGGCAACGCCGCGAGGACGCCTTCTATCTCGGGCCGATGCGCCCGGTGAAAGGCAGCGAGCAGGGCTCGCGCTTTATCGGCAATCAGTATCAGGTCGAAACCGCCTGGACGCCGAGAAGCGATCTCCAGTTCAAGGTGGCCTATGTCTACTTCGACGTCGGCCACAGCCTGCAGCAACATGCCGGGCTGAAAGACATGAACTTCGTCCTGGCGCAGGGCACCTACAGCTTCTGA
- a CDS encoding NAD(P)H-dependent flavin oxidoreductase, with the protein MTAPSAFARELGLRYPIVQGPMNGASPPALAVAVSNAGALGSCAAALFSPEVILERVQQIRAQTAAPFNINLFLLDEQHPDLAELKRAQHLLRPFREALGLSEPPIPAKFAENNRDQIAALLEAAPPVASFTFGVLPRATVTQFKQAGSRVIGTATTVAEARAWEEAGADFVCVSGAEAGGHRPTFLGDIEQSCVGLMALLPQVVAAVKIPVIAAGGIMNGRGIAAAQLLGAQAAQLGTAFLCSPESGIADAWRAALRNAGDDSTRLTRAFSGRPARGIVNDFMRQMRAEEGQILPYPVQNALTGDIRQAAAKAGRGEFMSLWAGQGVGLARPMPAAQLVATLAAELAAL; encoded by the coding sequence ATGACGGCACCTTCTGCTTTTGCCCGCGAGCTTGGGTTGCGCTATCCGATCGTTCAAGGGCCGATGAACGGCGCGTCGCCGCCGGCGTTGGCGGTGGCGGTGAGCAACGCCGGGGCGCTGGGATCGTGCGCGGCGGCGCTGTTCTCGCCGGAGGTGATCCTCGAGCGCGTGCAGCAGATCCGCGCGCAGACCGCCGCGCCGTTCAACATCAACCTGTTTCTGCTCGATGAACAGCACCCGGATCTCGCCGAGCTGAAACGCGCCCAGCACCTGCTGCGGCCGTTCCGCGAAGCGTTGGGGCTGAGCGAGCCGCCGATCCCCGCCAAATTTGCCGAAAACAACCGCGACCAGATCGCGGCCTTGCTGGAGGCTGCGCCGCCGGTGGCCAGCTTCACCTTCGGCGTGCTGCCGCGCGCGACGGTCACGCAGTTCAAGCAGGCCGGTTCGCGGGTGATAGGCACCGCCACCACGGTGGCGGAAGCCCGCGCCTGGGAAGAGGCGGGCGCCGATTTTGTCTGCGTTTCGGGCGCGGAGGCGGGCGGTCATCGTCCGACCTTCCTCGGCGATATCGAGCAATCCTGCGTCGGCCTGATGGCCCTGTTGCCGCAGGTGGTGGCGGCGGTGAAGATCCCGGTGATCGCCGCAGGCGGCATCATGAACGGTCGCGGCATCGCGGCGGCGCAATTGCTGGGCGCGCAGGCGGCGCAGCTCGGCACCGCGTTTCTGTGCAGCCCGGAATCGGGCATCGCCGACGCCTGGCGAGCGGCATTGCGCAACGCCGGTGATGACAGTACGCGCCTGACACGCGCCTTCAGCGGCCGCCCGGCGCGCGGCATCGTCAATGATTTCATGCGCCAGATGCGCGCGGAGGAGGGGCAGATCCTGCCTTATCCGGTGCAGAACGCGCTCACCGGCGATATCCGCCAGGCGGCGGCCAAGGCCGGGCGCGGGGAGTTCATGTCGCTGTGGGCCGGGCAGGGCGTAGGCCTGGCGCGGCCGATGCCGGCGGCGCAGCTGGTCGCCACCCTGGCGGCGGAGTTGGCTGCGCTGTAA